A single genomic interval of Clostridia bacterium harbors:
- a CDS encoding DNA replication/repair protein RecF: MIAKSITIKDFRNIAAAELEFDPELTVLRGDNAQGKTNMLEAVFAASWGRSFRAQRESDLIREGAESASVDLRFDSAGREQEIGLRFFRDPQRRREIEINGVPQKRAGELYGRFAAVLFVPAHLEIVRGAPEERRKFLDMALAREKPAALKLMLNYRRALEQRNRVLKDARMFSGLDDLLSAWDGRLAQLGAELSAQRAAFCARLSESARRVYSELASGEEFAAGFECSGGATAEEALEILKKTRADDLRVGYTTCGAHRDDIRISVAGRDGRRFASQGQQRSAVIALKLAEAELLRESAGEPPVLLLDDVLSELDAGRRDFLLSRVGGMQRIVTACDASVFTDGKVYRVQSGRFERE, encoded by the coding sequence ATGATAGCAAAATCCATCACAATAAAAGATTTCCGCAATATCGCGGCGGCGGAGCTGGAGTTCGATCCCGAGCTGACCGTGCTGCGCGGCGACAACGCCCAGGGCAAGACCAACATGCTCGAGGCGGTCTTCGCCGCGTCATGGGGCAGGAGCTTCCGCGCGCAGCGCGAGAGCGACCTCATCCGCGAGGGCGCGGAGTCCGCGTCCGTCGACCTGCGCTTCGACAGCGCCGGCAGGGAGCAGGAGATAGGCCTTCGCTTTTTCCGCGATCCGCAGCGCAGGCGCGAGATCGAGATAAACGGCGTGCCGCAGAAGCGCGCCGGGGAGCTTTACGGGCGGTTCGCCGCCGTGCTCTTCGTGCCCGCGCACCTCGAAATAGTGCGCGGCGCGCCGGAGGAGCGCAGGAAGTTCCTCGACATGGCGCTCGCGCGCGAGAAGCCCGCGGCGCTCAAGCTCATGCTGAACTACCGGCGCGCGCTCGAGCAGCGCAACCGCGTTCTGAAGGACGCGCGTATGTTCAGCGGGCTGGACGACCTGCTCTCCGCGTGGGACGGGCGTCTGGCGCAGCTCGGCGCGGAGCTTTCCGCGCAGCGGGCGGCGTTCTGCGCGAGGCTTTCGGAGTCGGCGCGGCGCGTGTATTCCGAGCTCGCGTCGGGCGAGGAGTTCGCCGCCGGGTTCGAGTGCAGCGGCGGCGCGACCGCGGAGGAAGCGCTTGAGATTCTGAAAAAGACCCGCGCGGACGACCTGCGGGTGGGCTACACCACCTGCGGCGCGCACCGCGACGATATACGCATCTCCGTCGCCGGACGCGACGGGCGGCGGTTCGCTTCGCAGGGACAGCAGCGTTCCGCGGTCATCGCGCTGAAGCTCGCCGAGGCGGAGCTCCTGCGCGAAAGCGCCGGCGAGCCGCCGGTGCTCCTGCTCGACGACGTGCTCTCCGAGCTGGACGCGGGCAGGCGGGATTTCCTGCTTTCGCGCGTCGGCGGCATGCAGCGGATAGTTACCGCGTGCGACGCGAGCGTTTTCACCGACGGGAAGGTGTACCGCGTTCAAAGCGGGCGCTTTGAACGCGAGTGA
- a CDS encoding GIY-YIG nuclease family protein, translated as MKRYYVYMATNWDNRVLYIGVTNNIERRMYEHANGVCGGFTAEYRIHKLVYCECTGDVRAAIAREKQLKGWRREKKDALVNSVNPEWKDLMKVK; from the coding sequence ATGAAACGGTATTACGTCTATATGGCGACGAATTGGGACAACCGCGTGCTGTATATCGGCGTGACGAATAATATCGAAAGACGGATGTACGAGCATGCCAACGGCGTATGCGGCGGTTTTACGGCAGAATACCGGATACATAAGCTTGTATATTGCGAATGTACGGGCGACGTGCGCGCGGCGATCGCGCGCGAAAAGCAGTTGAAGGGCTGGAGAAGAGAAAAGAAGGACGCGTTAGTGAACAGCGTTAATCCGGAGTGGAAAGATTTGATGAAGGTCAAGTGA
- a CDS encoding DUF370 domain-containing protein, translating into MYITLGTEVFSDRDVVGIFDMDATTVSKRTRDFLRAAQEGGRVVDTSFELPKAFVVAARRGARGRDGERVYITQYNTQTISRRA; encoded by the coding sequence ATGTACATAACCTTAGGCACGGAAGTGTTTTCCGACCGCGACGTGGTCGGGATATTCGATATGGACGCCACGACCGTTTCCAAGCGCACGCGGGATTTCCTCCGCGCCGCGCAGGAGGGCGGGCGCGTCGTCGACACCTCGTTCGAGCTGCCCAAGGCGTTCGTCGTCGCCGCGAGGCGCGGCGCGCGCGGCAGGGACGGCGAGAGGGTGTATATTACGCAGTATAATACGCAGACGATAAGCAGAAGAGCGTAA